One Azoarcus sp. DN11 DNA segment encodes these proteins:
- a CDS encoding conjugal transfer protein TraG — protein MQGQGVLFGQIVAVFSIVIAGVWGATQWTAAALGYQLRLGSPWFDFFGTPVYHPWRLFEWWFFFDAYAPHVFDIGGAIAGGSGLIAVVVAIAMSVWRSRQSKLVTTYGSARWADAADIRKAGLNQSAGVFLGLHDRQYLRHEGPEHVLTFAPTRSGKGVGLVVPTLLSWPASAVVHDIKGENWSITAGWRSRFSHCLLFNPTDAKSAAYNPLLEVRRGAHEVRDVQNIADILVDPEGALERRNHWEKTSHALLVGAILHVLYAGEDKTLRGVANFLSDPASPFELTLHRMMTTRHLGETPHPVVASAAREVLNKSDNERSGVLSTAMSFLGLYRDPTVAEVTSRCDWRIADLISSAHPVSLYLVVPPSDISRTKPLVRLILNQIGRRLTESLDGSDGIARRHKLLLMLDEFPALGRLDFFETALAFMAGYGIRSFLIAQSLNQIDKAYGQNHSILDNCHVRVTFATNDERTAKRISETLGTATELRAQRNYAGHRLAPWLGHLMVSRQETARPLLTPGEVMQLPPDEAVVMVSSVAPIKAKKLRYFADANFKRRVLPPPALAAGPYADAPPSRPNDWNGLAIPAVPAAPAAVGLTGNDTGTGDESGPRRQPELSEVAEYHPEQEPASNDLALLDDDDLPLPLPRQLDPAMQRTVRLASLDPDDGIQL, from the coding sequence ATGCAAGGTCAAGGCGTGCTGTTCGGGCAGATCGTTGCTGTTTTCAGCATCGTGATCGCCGGCGTGTGGGGTGCCACACAATGGACAGCCGCCGCTCTGGGCTACCAGCTACGCCTTGGGTCGCCCTGGTTCGATTTCTTCGGCACGCCGGTCTATCACCCTTGGCGGCTGTTCGAGTGGTGGTTCTTCTTCGATGCCTATGCGCCGCATGTCTTCGACATCGGCGGCGCGATCGCGGGTGGCAGCGGGCTGATCGCTGTCGTCGTCGCCATCGCCATGTCGGTGTGGCGTTCTCGGCAATCGAAGCTGGTTACGACCTACGGTTCGGCGCGCTGGGCCGATGCGGCCGACATTCGCAAAGCTGGCCTCAATCAGTCCGCCGGTGTTTTTCTTGGCCTGCATGACAGGCAATACCTTCGGCACGAAGGCCCCGAGCATGTCCTGACCTTCGCGCCAACGCGCTCCGGCAAAGGCGTCGGCCTGGTGGTGCCCACGCTGCTCTCATGGCCCGCGTCCGCCGTCGTCCACGACATCAAGGGCGAGAACTGGAGCATCACCGCAGGCTGGCGCTCGCGGTTCTCGCACTGCCTGCTGTTCAACCCGACCGATGCAAAGTCCGCAGCCTACAACCCGCTGCTGGAAGTCCGTCGCGGCGCCCACGAAGTGCGCGACGTACAGAACATCGCCGACATCCTGGTCGATCCCGAGGGCGCGCTGGAGCGGCGCAATCATTGGGAAAAGACTTCGCACGCGCTGCTGGTCGGCGCCATCCTGCATGTGCTCTATGCGGGCGAGGACAAGACGCTGCGCGGCGTCGCCAACTTCCTGTCCGACCCGGCGAGTCCCTTCGAGCTGACGCTGCATCGGATGATGACGACGCGCCACCTCGGGGAAACACCGCATCCCGTCGTCGCTTCGGCTGCGCGCGAGGTGTTGAACAAATCGGACAACGAGCGCTCGGGCGTGCTGTCCACGGCCATGTCCTTCCTGGGTCTGTATCGCGACCCCACGGTGGCCGAAGTCACCTCGCGTTGCGACTGGCGCATCGCCGACCTGATTTCGTCTGCGCATCCGGTGTCGCTGTACCTGGTGGTCCCGCCATCCGACATCAGCCGCACCAAACCGCTGGTGCGTCTGATCCTCAACCAGATCGGTCGGCGACTCACCGAATCGCTTGACGGCAGCGACGGCATCGCCCGCCGCCACAAGCTGCTGCTGATGCTCGACGAGTTTCCGGCGCTGGGCCGGCTCGACTTCTTCGAGACGGCGCTGGCGTTCATGGCGGGCTACGGCATCCGCAGCTTCCTGATCGCACAGTCGCTCAACCAGATCGACAAAGCCTACGGCCAGAACCATTCCATCCTCGACAACTGCCATGTCCGGGTGACGTTCGCCACCAACGACGAACGCACGGCCAAGCGCATCTCCGAGACGCTGGGCACCGCCACCGAACTGCGCGCACAGCGCAACTATGCAGGCCATCGGCTGGCGCCGTGGCTGGGGCATCTGATGGTGTCGCGCCAGGAGACCGCACGCCCGCTGCTCACCCCCGGCGAGGTGATGCAGCTTCCACCCGATGAGGCCGTGGTGATGGTGTCCAGTGTGGCGCCGATCAAGGCGAAGAAGCTGCGCTACTTCGCGGACGCCAACTTCAAGCGCCGCGTGCTGCCGCCTCCGGCTCTCGCGGCAGGGCCTTATGCGGATGCGCCGCCGTCGCGGCCCAACGACTGGAACGGACTGGCGATCCCGGCCGTACCCGCCGCGCCTGCAGCCGTGGGCCTGACTGGCAACGACACCGGTACCGGCGATGAAAGCGGCCCGCGCCGTCAGCCAGAACTGTCCGAGGTCGCCGAGTACCACCCCGAGCAGGAGCCCGCGAGCAACGACCTGGCGCTGCTTGATGACGACGACTTGCCGCTGCCGCTTCCCCGTCAGCTCGATCCGGCCATGCAGCGCACGGTCCGGCTGGCATCCCTCGACCCCGACGACGGAATCCAGCTATGA
- a CDS encoding CopG family transcriptional regulator, translating into MSQYRLNLFIPPEHAKRLDELATKKGVSKSSIVAAALASWLSPDAGDQREAAIAKRLDRLSRQFERLERDQNIEMETLALFIRYFLTVSTPVPEAHQDAARAQGKARFEQFVEQLGRHLLRGRSLVRDVVEELQPDSARMDDAAALAEAQERAQ; encoded by the coding sequence ATGAGCCAATACCGCCTCAACCTGTTCATCCCGCCCGAGCACGCCAAGCGCCTGGACGAGCTGGCCACCAAGAAAGGCGTGTCCAAGTCGTCCATCGTCGCGGCGGCACTGGCGTCCTGGCTCTCGCCGGACGCGGGCGACCAGCGCGAGGCGGCCATCGCCAAGCGGCTGGACCGGCTGTCTCGCCAGTTCGAGCGGCTGGAGCGCGACCAGAACATCGAGATGGAAACGCTGGCGCTGTTCATCCGCTACTTCCTGACCGTCAGCACGCCGGTGCCTGAAGCGCATCAGGACGCGGCCCGCGCCCAGGGCAAGGCCCGCTTCGAGCAGTTCGTCGAACAGCTCGGCCGCCACCTGCTGCGCGGACGTAGCCTGGTGCGCGACGTGGTGGAGGAACTTCAACCCGATAGTGCACGGATGGACGACGCGGCTGCGTTGGCCGAAGCGCAGGAGCGAGCCCAGTGA